A genome region from Ignavibacteria bacterium includes the following:
- a CDS encoding family 16 glycosylhydrolase, which yields MNIRKPFTSIFNFIIASIMLTSLPASAKTYKGAEYRTKEAYTYGRFEVRMKSFEKDGLLASFFTYHEIQTTADWNEIDLEIMGRFSNNVQFNAITSGQTNHVRSNYVEFNPSLDFHTYAFEWTPQYVSWFVDGTEVYRQTGSHVQTMNKAQKIMMNVWNPAYPNWAGVLNPAALPAFAYYDWVSYYAYTPGSGSYGTGNNFSLKWKDDFNSWDQSRWEKATHTWDGNNCDFITDNAVIKDGMLILCITDSYHTGYTDKNTPQPLWARLEGNKIIVKFSEEVEKTSAESASNYTSAGLTVSSAQLLEDRKTVELSLGSSDASVQSITVANVKDRSTDANTLLPRTISLIKQTPLSFPIKINTGGGAVSGFLADQEWKETSEYGYQDGSVDPAYPPTGTSEVYKNALKGMVSYKVRVPEGKYNVKLMLMENYFTQASKRVFDVYVENEGQALNLDLYSLAGINRTYEKVFNSISVTDGVLDIYFAAKTDMAQLYGLVVEKASTDVGGNNLEESNAGKPESFSLQQNYPNPFNGMTKIRFSLPAKDNVTFDVYDLLGNLVYREDLGLRANGSNEYLWKAVHMNGKPLSSGVYLYSVKGTGYALYKKMILLN from the coding sequence ATGAATATAAGAAAACCATTTACTTCAATATTTAACTTTATTATTGCATCTATTATGCTTACGTCACTTCCTGCCTCGGCTAAAACTTACAAGGGGGCTGAGTACAGGACCAAGGAGGCATATACATACGGAAGATTTGAGGTCCGTATGAAGTCATTTGAGAAGGACGGCCTTCTGGCTTCTTTCTTTACGTACCACGAAATCCAGACTACTGCCGACTGGAATGAAATAGACCTCGAAATCATGGGGCGCTTCAGCAATAACGTCCAGTTTAATGCAATAACTTCAGGACAGACCAACCACGTGCGCTCAAATTATGTGGAATTCAACCCCTCGCTCGACTTCCATACATACGCTTTCGAATGGACGCCGCAGTACGTAAGCTGGTTCGTTGACGGAACTGAGGTTTACAGGCAGACAGGCTCGCACGTCCAGACCATGAATAAAGCACAAAAGATTATGATGAACGTCTGGAACCCTGCATACCCAAACTGGGCGGGCGTGCTTAATCCGGCGGCGCTTCCGGCATTTGCATACTACGACTGGGTAAGCTACTATGCCTATACACCGGGCTCGGGCAGCTACGGAACAGGCAACAACTTCTCGCTTAAATGGAAGGACGACTTTAACTCATGGGACCAGTCGCGCTGGGAGAAGGCAACTCACACGTGGGATGGAAATAACTGCGACTTTATAACTGACAACGCCGTAATTAAAGACGGCATGCTTATTCTCTGCATTACAGACAGCTACCATACGGGCTATACCGATAAGAATACACCCCAGCCCCTCTGGGCCAGACTTGAAGGAAACAAAATTATAGTAAAGTTTTCTGAGGAGGTCGAAAAGACCAGCGCTGAATCAGCTTCCAACTATACTTCTGCGGGGCTTACTGTAAGCAGTGCACAACTACTCGAAGACCGCAAAACTGTTGAACTTTCTTTGGGTAGTTCCGACGCTTCAGTCCAGTCAATAACAGTTGCTAACGTTAAGGACAGGTCCACTGATGCCAACACACTTTTACCCAGAACAATCTCACTCATAAAACAGACGCCATTAAGCTTCCCTATAAAAATCAACACTGGCGGAGGAGCTGTTAGCGGATTCCTTGCAGACCAGGAATGGAAGGAAACCTCTGAATACGGATATCAGGACGGAAGCGTGGATCCTGCTTATCCGCCAACTGGAACTTCAGAGGTCTATAAAAATGCATTGAAAGGGATGGTTTCCTACAAGGTCCGCGTGCCCGAAGGAAAGTATAACGTAAAACTGATGCTGATGGAGAATTACTTTACTCAGGCGAGCAAAAGAGTTTTTGATGTTTATGTTGAGAATGAAGGACAAGCCTTAAACCTGGACTTATATTCTTTAGCCGGAATTAACAGGACTTATGAAAAGGTTTTCAATAGCATCAGTGTCACCGACGGGGTGCTGGACATTTATTTTGCCGCCAAAACGGATATGGCACAGCTGTACGGACTTGTAGTTGAAAAGGCCTCAACAGATGTCGGGGGAAACAATTTAGAGGAAAGTAACGCAGGGAAACCTGAAAGCTTTAGTCTTCAGCAGAATTATCCTAATCCCTTTAACGGAATGACAAAAATCAGATTTTCACTTCCCGCCAAAGACAACGTGACTTTTGACGTCTACGACCTCCTGGGAAACCTGGTCTATAGAGAGGATCTTGGCCTCAGGGCAAATGGCAGTAATGAGTATCTGTGGAAGGCAGTCCACATGAACGGTAAACCCCTTTCTTCCGGGGTTTACCTTTATTCAGTTAAGGGAACCGGATACGCTCTTTATAAGAAAATGATACTTCTAAATTAA
- a CDS encoding glycoside hydrolase family 15 protein — MNYQPIENYGIIGDLNTVALVGLNGSIDFMCFPDFDSPSVFAAMLDAEKGGSFSINPQLDNVKNKQLYIPDTNVLLTRFLSFDGVGEITDFMPIEELFKGHILIRRVTAVRGELSFTMKCSPRFNYARSEHKAEISKNTIVFRSQGEDNTVLRLLSTVPMKIQNGDGHAQFTLRTGETADFILQFVRKGAIEIGDLGQFITENLYETMNYWKDWIAESKYTGRWQEIVNRSTLVLKLMTSCRYGSLVASPTFSLPEAIGGERNWDYRYTWIRDASFTIYTLINLGYTKEAGAFMKWVEKECQDIGNAGYLGLMHTIAGENTPDEKILHNLVGYKKSSPVRIGNNAYKQVQLDIYGELMDSVYLFNKYGEPISYNFWNDLVSQINWLSDNWQKKDEGIWEVRGGKRHFLYSRLMCWVAFDRAIKLARMRSFPLSGRWVEERDKIFNSIFTDFWSDKLKAFVQYKGADTVDAAALLMPLMRFISSKDPMWLSTLKEIEKELVSDSLVFRYRHTEAAPDGLKSGEGTFSMCTFWYIECLSRAGDLQKARLYFEKMIGYANHLGLYAEQLGFQAEHLGNFPQAFTHLGLISAALNLNSQLNDQRNKQNPNHY, encoded by the coding sequence ATGAATTATCAACCGATTGAAAACTATGGGATCATTGGAGACCTAAATACAGTTGCCCTGGTTGGACTTAACGGCTCAATTGATTTTATGTGCTTTCCTGACTTTGATTCCCCGAGCGTATTTGCGGCCATGCTGGATGCCGAAAAAGGAGGAAGTTTTTCCATAAATCCCCAGCTGGACAACGTAAAAAACAAGCAGCTTTACATACCCGATACCAATGTCCTTCTGACCCGTTTTTTGTCTTTTGACGGCGTTGGTGAGATTACGGACTTCATGCCCATAGAAGAGCTCTTCAAGGGGCATATCCTCATAAGGAGAGTAACCGCGGTAAGAGGGGAGCTGTCGTTTACAATGAAATGCAGCCCGAGGTTTAACTACGCCCGATCTGAGCACAAGGCAGAAATAAGCAAGAACACCATAGTCTTCCGAAGCCAGGGGGAGGATAATACGGTCCTCAGGCTTTTAAGCACTGTCCCGATGAAAATTCAAAACGGCGACGGGCATGCCCAATTTACGCTCAGGACGGGAGAGACTGCCGATTTCATACTGCAGTTTGTTAGAAAAGGGGCCATAGAGATAGGCGACTTAGGGCAGTTCATTACAGAAAACCTTTATGAGACAATGAACTACTGGAAGGACTGGATTGCCGAATCCAAATATACGGGGCGATGGCAGGAAATTGTCAACCGTTCCACGCTGGTTTTGAAGCTCATGACGAGCTGCCGCTACGGTTCTCTTGTTGCCTCGCCCACATTCAGCCTGCCGGAGGCAATCGGGGGTGAAAGGAACTGGGACTACCGCTACACGTGGATACGTGATGCCTCATTTACGATATACACACTGATCAACCTGGGTTACACCAAGGAAGCCGGCGCATTTATGAAGTGGGTTGAAAAGGAGTGCCAGGACATCGGCAACGCGGGCTACCTGGGCCTCATGCATACAATTGCGGGTGAAAACACGCCGGATGAAAAGATACTTCATAACCTGGTAGGATACAAAAAGTCCTCCCCCGTCAGAATCGGCAACAACGCATATAAGCAGGTGCAGCTTGATATTTACGGCGAGCTCATGGATTCAGTGTACCTTTTCAACAAGTACGGCGAGCCGATATCATACAATTTCTGGAACGACCTGGTCAGTCAGATCAACTGGCTCTCTGACAACTGGCAGAAGAAGGACGAGGGGATCTGGGAGGTCAGGGGAGGCAAGAGGCATTTCCTTTATTCCAGGCTCATGTGCTGGGTTGCCTTCGACCGCGCGATAAAACTGGCCCGCATGAGGTCTTTTCCCTTGTCCGGGCGCTGGGTGGAGGAAAGGGACAAGATATTCAACAGCATTTTTACAGATTTCTGGAGCGACAAGCTGAAAGCTTTTGTGCAGTACAAGGGCGCCGATACGGTTGACGCCGCGGCACTGCTCATGCCTCTTATGAGATTTATAAGCTCCAAGGATCCGATGTGGCTTTCCACGCTGAAGGAAATTGAAAAGGAACTCGTTTCAGATTCACTCGTCTTCCGCTACAGGCATACAGAAGCCGCCCCGGACGGGCTTAAAAGCGGGGAAGGGACGTTTTCCATGTGCACATTCTGGTACATCGAATGCCTCTCGAGGGCGGGTGACCTTCAGAAGGCAAGGCTTTATTTTGAAAAGATGATAGGCTACGCCAACCACCTCGGGCTTTATGCCGAACAGCTGGGCTTTCAGGCGGAGCACCTTGGGAATTTTCCGCAGGCATTTACACACCTCGGGCTCATTAGTGCGGCACTAAACCTGAACAGCCAGCTTAACGACCAGAGGAACAAACAGAATCCGAACCATTATTAA
- a CDS encoding glucose 1-dehydrogenase — translation MKAIAITPGKGDPELIDVPEPKITNPHEVRLQVLNVGICGTDREEVSGGRADAPEGQSRLIIGHEMLGRVVECGSSVSSVRQGDYALFMVRRPCRECYPCLHGRSDMCYTGKYKERGIKELDGYQAEFVVDDEEFIVKVPGEIRHIGVLTEPMSVVEKAIDELLLIQASRLPEKDVTDWIKGKNALVAGLGPIGLLASFILTLRGANVYGLDIVDENTHRPALLKAIGGKYIDGRKVETTKIDETYRPMDIIAEATGIAKLEFELMDVLGINGVYVLTGIPGGDRPVSVLGSRIMRQMVLMNHVILGSVNASIHHYQMAIDDLVSANTRWPGELSQLITHKVKYENFENVMKKHSPDEIKAVIVWGEF, via the coding sequence ATGAAAGCAATAGCAATAACACCAGGCAAAGGGGATCCGGAACTAATTGACGTCCCGGAGCCTAAAATCACAAATCCCCACGAGGTCAGGCTTCAGGTCCTAAACGTCGGCATCTGCGGCACGGACCGTGAAGAAGTCTCGGGCGGGAGGGCGGACGCCCCGGAAGGTCAGAGCAGGCTTATAATAGGCCATGAGATGCTTGGGCGTGTAGTTGAATGCGGGAGCTCGGTCAGTTCCGTCAGGCAAGGCGACTACGCCCTTTTTATGGTGCGCCGGCCGTGCCGGGAGTGTTATCCCTGCCTGCATGGAAGAAGCGACATGTGCTACACGGGAAAGTATAAAGAAAGGGGAATTAAAGAGCTCGACGGATACCAGGCAGAATTTGTTGTTGACGATGAGGAATTTATTGTTAAGGTGCCCGGTGAGATCAGGCATATCGGAGTTCTTACCGAGCCTATGTCTGTAGTTGAAAAGGCAATCGATGAACTGCTTCTTATTCAGGCCTCCAGGCTTCCGGAGAAGGACGTTACAGACTGGATCAAGGGGAAGAATGCGCTTGTAGCAGGACTGGGCCCTATAGGGCTCCTGGCCTCTTTTATACTCACACTCAGGGGCGCAAATGTCTACGGGCTTGACATTGTTGATGAAAACACTCACAGGCCCGCTCTTCTAAAGGCAATTGGCGGAAAGTATATAGACGGCCGTAAAGTTGAGACCACAAAAATTGACGAGACTTACCGTCCGATGGATATCATTGCAGAGGCAACGGGAATTGCAAAGCTGGAGTTTGAGCTAATGGACGTTCTGGGTATTAACGGCGTTTATGTGCTTACAGGAATTCCGGGCGGGGACCGCCCGGTTTCAGTTCTTGGAAGCAGGATTATGCGGCAGATGGTGCTGATGAATCATGTCATCTTAGGAAGCGTGAATGCAAGCATACATCACTACCAAATGGCAATAGACGATTTAGTCAGTGCCAACACCAGGTGGCCCGGGGAACTAAGCCAGTTAATAACCCACAAGGTGAAATATGAAAACTTTGAGAACGTGATGAAAAAACATTCCCCTGATGAGATAAAGGCGGTGATAGTGTGGGGGGAGTTTTAG
- a CDS encoding extracellular solute-binding protein — translation MKAVLKKIVLLTIASLLFFSCGNKQQQSSGKTVVVFWHSFVSSTVPALNELIARFEKEHPNIEIKAQYVPTGDALIQKLVTAIQSKSAPDISWIHSDFMEDLVKADAIYKIRDFSEGKNGISKEDMADIYPSLLQYASWRGTLYSMPMEATNLALLYNKDMFQKAGLDPNHPPRDWNELHEYAKKLTLDINGDGKNDQTGMFLPVYPAAGPLSAWMVWQWLPYLWQAGGDVITNDQSKVLYNDPAGVQALKLWQDMYNELHLSTFTSDYDVAFASRHLAMAMDGPWNLPRYNDILKNLNWAFAPLPAGPNKQATIVGGEYLAIFKQSQHPDAAWEFVKWMTKPEVQAFWAMKSGYLPIRHAVKNVPEFQEYLNKNPNFKVFVDQMEVGVAQKSIDYGGLQITRHIAEAIEKSTVGKMDVKKALDESADKSNRLLSSYSKK, via the coding sequence TTGAAAGCAGTATTAAAAAAGATTGTTCTCTTAACAATCGCATCATTATTATTCTTCAGCTGCGGAAATAAACAGCAGCAATCCTCAGGCAAGACTGTCGTGGTTTTCTGGCACAGCTTTGTCTCCTCCACCGTCCCCGCCCTGAACGAACTGATTGCACGCTTCGAAAAAGAACATCCCAATATTGAAATAAAAGCCCAGTATGTGCCAACGGGCGACGCTCTCATCCAGAAGCTCGTTACAGCCATACAGAGCAAAAGCGCTCCCGATATCTCCTGGATACATTCCGACTTTATGGAGGACCTCGTAAAGGCCGATGCAATCTATAAGATCCGGGACTTCAGCGAGGGCAAAAACGGCATCTCAAAAGAGGATATGGCCGACATATATCCTTCTTTACTGCAGTATGCATCCTGGCGCGGTACACTCTACAGCATGCCCATGGAAGCCACCAACCTGGCGCTCCTTTATAACAAGGATATGTTCCAAAAGGCCGGCTTGGATCCGAACCACCCTCCCAGGGACTGGAATGAGCTCCACGAATACGCAAAGAAACTTACACTTGATATAAATGGCGACGGTAAAAACGACCAGACCGGCATGTTCCTGCCTGTTTATCCTGCCGCGGGACCCTTAAGCGCCTGGATGGTTTGGCAGTGGCTTCCTTACCTATGGCAGGCAGGCGGAGACGTTATTACAAACGATCAGTCAAAAGTTCTTTATAATGACCCCGCGGGAGTGCAGGCACTTAAACTCTGGCAGGACATGTACAATGAACTCCACCTCAGCACTTTTACATCAGACTACGACGTTGCCTTTGCCTCAAGACACCTGGCCATGGCAATGGACGGCCCCTGGAACCTTCCCCGTTATAACGATATTCTTAAAAACCTTAACTGGGCTTTTGCACCGCTTCCTGCGGGTCCCAACAAGCAGGCAACAATTGTAGGCGGCGAATACCTCGCAATCTTCAAACAGAGCCAGCATCCCGATGCAGCCTGGGAATTTGTCAAGTGGATGACTAAGCCTGAGGTGCAGGCCTTCTGGGCCATGAAGTCAGGTTACCTCCCGATCAGGCACGCGGTAAAGAACGTACCTGAATTCCAGGAATACCTGAATAAAAATCCAAACTTTAAGGTTTTCGTAGACCAGATGGAAGTCGGCGTGGCCCAGAAATCTATAGATTACGGCGGCCTCCAGATCACGCGCCACATCGCAGAGGCAATTGAAAAATCCACCGTCGGGAAAATGGACGTCAAAAAGGCTCTCGATGAGTCGGCGGATAAATCAAACAGGCTCTTAAGCTCGTATTCGAAAAAGTAA
- a CDS encoding carbohydrate ABC transporter permease, whose protein sequence is MPGKGLKRTVKISKGIVFHLVIYALALVTLAPFIWMVLTSLKDMNEIYVYPPKWLPEKFRFENYKNAFEAAPFGRYYINSIIVSLSVTFGQLITCSMAAFAFARLRFRGSNILFYIFLGTMMIPYNVTMIPSFMMLYWLGWIDSFKALIVPGLASAFGTFLLRQFFMTIPKELEEAAYIDGASRFSVLWRIIIPLSKPALATLAIFTFMGAFNDFIWSLIVLNSDEMRTVQLGLAIFRDRYLTQWDLLMAGSVTAVLPILLVFFFAQKYFIQGITLSGLKE, encoded by the coding sequence ATGCCGGGCAAAGGATTAAAAAGAACCGTTAAAATTTCAAAAGGAATTGTATTCCATCTGGTAATTTACGCTCTGGCCCTGGTCACGCTGGCGCCTTTTATCTGGATGGTATTAACATCGCTTAAGGATATGAATGAAATTTATGTCTATCCTCCAAAGTGGCTTCCCGAGAAGTTCCGTTTTGAAAACTATAAGAATGCCTTTGAGGCGGCCCCGTTCGGGCGCTATTACATAAACAGCATAATTGTCTCGCTGTCTGTAACTTTCGGCCAGCTCATTACCTGCTCGATGGCTGCATTTGCATTTGCAAGGCTCCGCTTCAGGGGAAGCAACATTTTGTTCTACATCTTCCTGGGCACCATGATGATACCTTACAACGTCACCATGATACCAAGCTTCATGATGCTCTACTGGCTCGGATGGATCGATTCCTTTAAGGCTTTAATTGTCCCCGGCCTGGCAAGCGCATTCGGAACGTTCCTCTTAAGGCAGTTTTTTATGACAATTCCAAAGGAGCTTGAAGAGGCGGCCTACATAGACGGAGCCAGCCGTTTCAGCGTGCTTTGGAGAATAATTATTCCTCTTTCAAAGCCCGCACTTGCAACTCTTGCAATATTTACATTCATGGGCGCATTCAACGACTTTATCTGGTCACTCATCGTCCTCAACTCCGACGAAATGCGCACAGTACAGCTGGGGCTGGCCATTTTCCGCGACAGATATCTCACGCAGTGGGATCTTTTAATGGCGGGGTCTGTAACGGCAGTGCTTCCAATACTGCTGGTGTTCTTCTTTGCGCAGAAATACTTCATACAGGGCATTACCTTATCAGGACTTAAAGAGTAG
- a CDS encoding sugar ABC transporter permease: MPGKNNKAGDKLKKKGRTPYKKGDGMSALLFLSPTLVVFSTFILFPVIFSFYLSFQKWNMFSSETTFVGLDNYIRMFQSEEFWQVLKNTAIYTFGTIPLNMGFSLMVAYALNKKVIGKKFLRTAFFAPVIISPVAAAVIWRWLYDPNFGLINWFIGLFGISPINWLNDPTAAMFALIIMGVWKTFGYNMVLFSAGLQGIPETYYEAALIDGAGKWTRFWKITIPLLSPTTFFIMVMSMIGSFQVFDIVYVLTSGGPLGSTKVLVFYVYEHAFKFFEMGYASAVSYVLFAILFIFTMLQMKYMKSKVLGN, translated from the coding sequence ATGCCGGGTAAAAACAACAAGGCCGGAGATAAATTAAAAAAGAAGGGAAGAACGCCGTACAAAAAAGGTGACGGAATGAGTGCCCTGCTGTTTTTATCCCCCACACTCGTTGTATTTTCAACCTTTATACTGTTCCCTGTCATCTTCTCCTTTTACCTCAGCTTCCAGAAGTGGAACATGTTCTCAAGCGAAACAACTTTCGTTGGGCTCGATAACTATATACGCATGTTTCAGAGCGAGGAATTCTGGCAGGTGCTTAAAAATACGGCAATATACACCTTTGGTACAATTCCCCTCAATATGGGCTTTTCACTCATGGTAGCCTATGCTTTGAATAAGAAGGTTATAGGAAAGAAGTTTCTCCGCACCGCCTTCTTTGCTCCTGTAATTATATCCCCCGTTGCCGCCGCCGTTATATGGAGATGGCTCTATGACCCGAACTTCGGCCTCATCAACTGGTTTATCGGCCTTTTCGGCATAAGCCCAATTAACTGGCTTAACGACCCTACGGCTGCAATGTTCGCTCTTATTATTATGGGTGTATGGAAGACTTTCGGCTACAATATGGTGCTTTTCTCGGCAGGGCTTCAGGGTATACCTGAAACCTATTATGAGGCTGCCCTAATTGACGGCGCGGGCAAATGGACAAGATTCTGGAAAATTACAATTCCTCTTCTGAGCCCCACAACATTTTTTATCATGGTAATGTCCATGATAGGAAGTTTCCAGGTCTTCGACATTGTTTACGTACTTACTTCAGGCGGCCCCCTGGGCTCCACAAAAGTGCTCGTATTCTATGTTTATGAGCATGCATTTAAATTCTTTGAAATGGGCTACGCCTCGGCAGTTTCGTACGTGCTCTTTGCAATTCTGTTCATTTTTACGATGCTTCAAATGAAATACATGAAATCTAAAGTTTTAGGGAATTAA
- a CDS encoding GWxTD domain-containing protein, producing the protein MKKALAFICLFIPSLALTAQTADIPAVSRGNLQFYVDHAGFRGKEGKTYEEFYLMVQADQLTYKKEADKQLGTFKTTFKLSDGSSNIVSERQWMTDVVQKKDSANLKIMAAYDQWQVPQLQPGDYNAEVTVEDANGSNSAHISFPFNVPSISVDKFTASQIEFVSAIEETPLNKTFLKNNRSIVPSPSRRYGILSPILYTYYELYNIPSEAGRILWISYSIRNSEKTVKTFPLMGIKRGGNSAVITHGITVSGVPSGVYDLQVQVKDSLTGSEITFSRKFEVIQADYARQQRPSLSEDEAELFGRILQYVATPSQYNIYKGLDLRGKAQFIIQYWHQQDPTPETKANEILKSIQQRYNYANNSFTWGKQEGWKSDRGRVLIKYGSPDEIEHHNFETNTLPYEIWIYNQKKTYVFVFADLRSNGNYTLIHSDMEGEVHNQLWMEQIRKL; encoded by the coding sequence GTGAAAAAGGCTTTAGCTTTTATTTGTCTTTTCATCCCGTCTCTGGCCTTAACGGCGCAGACAGCGGACATTCCTGCTGTAAGCCGGGGAAACCTGCAGTTTTACGTGGATCATGCGGGCTTTCGGGGAAAGGAAGGAAAAACCTACGAGGAGTTTTACCTCATGGTGCAGGCCGACCAGCTGACATATAAAAAAGAGGCGGATAAGCAGCTCGGCACCTTTAAGACAACTTTTAAGCTTTCAGACGGGAGCAGTAACATAGTCTCAGAACGCCAGTGGATGACTGACGTTGTACAGAAAAAAGATTCAGCCAACCTGAAAATTATGGCGGCATACGACCAGTGGCAGGTGCCTCAGCTTCAGCCCGGGGACTACAATGCTGAAGTGACGGTTGAAGATGCAAACGGCTCAAACAGCGCTCATATCTCTTTTCCCTTTAATGTCCCTTCAATATCAGTTGATAAATTCACTGCAAGCCAGATTGAGTTTGTCTCGGCAATCGAAGAAACACCGCTAAATAAAACGTTCCTAAAGAACAACAGGTCAATTGTCCCTAGTCCTTCAAGACGCTACGGAATACTAAGCCCTATTCTTTATACCTACTATGAGCTTTATAATATCCCATCTGAGGCCGGAAGAATTCTTTGGATCAGTTATTCAATCCGAAATAGCGAAAAAACGGTCAAGACTTTCCCTCTCATGGGAATTAAAAGAGGAGGAAACTCTGCCGTAATTACACACGGCATTACTGTCTCCGGCGTCCCGAGCGGCGTCTACGACCTGCAGGTTCAGGTTAAGGATTCCCTGACAGGCAGTGAAATAACATTTTCCAGGAAGTTCGAGGTCATTCAGGCTGATTATGCCCGGCAGCAGCGCCCTTCACTTTCCGAAGATGAAGCCGAACTCTTCGGCCGCATACTTCAGTATGTCGCTACACCATCCCAGTATAACATTTATAAAGGACTGGACCTCAGGGGTAAGGCGCAGTTTATTATCCAATACTGGCACCAGCAGGACCCGACACCCGAAACAAAGGCAAACGAAATTCTTAAAAGCATACAGCAGAGATATAACTACGCAAACAACAGTTTTACCTGGGGAAAGCAGGAAGGCTGGAAGAGCGACAGGGGCAGGGTACTCATAAAATACGGATCCCCGGACGAAATAGAACACCATAATTTTGAAACGAATACTCTTCCCTACGAGATCTGGATCTATAATCAGAAAAAAACTTACGTCTTTGTTTTTGCAGATTTGCGCTCCAACGGCAACTATACTCTTATCCATTCCGACATGGAAGGAGAAGTGCATAACCAGCTCTGGATGGAGCAGATTAGAAAACTGTAA
- a CDS encoding LacI family transcriptional regulator: MLVTLNDIALKSGVSITTVSRVLNNKHEKYRISTETKKNVLKAAKDLKYRPNELARGLRLKKTHTVGLVVPDISNPFFAYITHTIQSYMYQLGYSLIICVTNENIETEIRQIDLLRSKGVDGYIIMPVGQKADHLQELLSYNKPLVLLDRCLEDMNANAVVVDNYAGAYKATEHLIENGHRRIAIVQGLLNTYTNNARLNGYKDALKDHNIPIQERYIVGNDFRKENGYIETKLLLSLTDPPSAIFTTSDLITLGAMQAIFEEKCTIPDDISIVAFDDIDFAPYLVSPLTVIRQPKELMGEVAVKLLNEEMKAKGKKDKKRIVLMPELVVRKSVRNILSN; this comes from the coding sequence ATGCTTGTTACATTGAATGACATTGCGCTGAAATCGGGCGTTTCTATTACTACTGTCTCCCGTGTCCTTAATAATAAACACGAGAAATACCGCATCAGTACGGAAACCAAGAAAAATGTGCTCAAAGCAGCCAAGGACCTCAAATACCGCCCAAATGAACTCGCTCGCGGGCTCAGACTTAAAAAAACCCATACCGTAGGACTAGTGGTACCCGACATTTCAAACCCCTTCTTTGCTTACATCACTCACACGATCCAATCCTATATGTACCAGTTGGGCTACAGTCTTATTATATGTGTTACTAATGAAAATATTGAAACCGAAATCAGGCAGATAGACCTCCTGAGAAGCAAGGGCGTCGATGGCTATATCATCATGCCCGTTGGCCAGAAGGCAGATCATCTGCAGGAACTCTTAAGTTATAATAAACCTCTTGTTCTTCTTGACCGCTGCCTTGAAGATATGAACGCTAACGCAGTGGTCGTGGATAACTATGCCGGAGCTTATAAGGCTACTGAACATTTAATTGAGAACGGACACAGGCGTATTGCCATTGTCCAGGGCTTGCTGAATACCTATACAAATAACGCACGCCTGAATGGATACAAGGATGCCCTTAAGGACCATAATATACCCATTCAGGAACGCTACATTGTGGGTAACGACTTCAGGAAGGAAAACGGATACATTGAGACTAAACTGCTCTTAAGTTTAACCGATCCCCCGTCTGCAATATTCACGACGAGCGACCTGATTACTTTAGGAGCAATGCAGGCGATCTTCGAAGAAAAATGCACAATCCCCGACGACATTTCTATAGTTGCCTTCGACGATATCGACTTTGCCCCTTACCTGGTCTCCCCGCTTACGGTTATCAGACAGCCCAAGGAACTCATGGGTGAAGTAGCTGTCAAACTCCTTAACGAGGAGATGAAAGCAAAAGGCAAAAAAGATAAAAAGAGAATCGTGCTGATGCCGGAACTGGTTGTCAGAAAATCAGTGCGTAATATCCTGAGTAATTGA